A window from Theobroma cacao cultivar B97-61/B2 chromosome 3, Criollo_cocoa_genome_V2, whole genome shotgun sequence encodes these proteins:
- the LOC18605381 gene encoding 21 kDa protein, whose translation MARTSLVFLLLSLLYMACQATSPAAASSRASNFIKASCSTTKYPALCVQSLAAFAPSIQQSPRQLAQTALSVSLARAQSTEAFVSKMKKFKGLEKREYEAIKDCIEEMSDSVDRLSKSVQELKHMGQAKGQDFLWHVSNVETWVSAALTDESTCVDGFASQALDGKVKASIRARVMNVAQVTSNALSLVNQFASKQ comes from the coding sequence atggcaaGAACCTCCCTTGTTTTCCTCTTGCTTTCCCTTCTGTACATGGCTTGTCAGGCCACATCTCCAGCGGCTGCAAGCTCTCGTGCCTCAAATTTCATCAAGGCCTCATGCAGTACCACCAAATATCCAGCACTCTGCGTGCAGTCTCTTGCAGCATTTGCCCCTTCAATCCAGCAGAGCCCACGGCAGTTGGCTCAGACGGCCCTGTCTGTGAGCCTAGCCAGGGCTCAGTCCACCGAGGCATTCGTGTCCAAGATGAAGAAATTCAAGGGACTTGAGAAGAGGGAATACGAGGCAATCAAAGATTGCATTGAGGAGATGAGCGATAGCGTGGACAGGCTCAGCAAATCAGTGCAAGAGCTCAAGCACATGGGTCAAGCCAAGGGTCAAGACTTCTTGTGGCACGTTAGCAATGTGGAGACCTGGGTGAGTGCCGCACTAACCGACGAGAGCACCTGCGTTGATGGGTTCGCAAGCCAGGCCTTGGATGGTAAGGTCAAGGCCTCCATTAGAGCCCGTGTCATGAATGTCGCTCAGGTCACCAGCAATGCTTTGTCGTTGGTTAACCAATTTGCCTCAAAGCAGTGA
- the LOC18605380 gene encoding 21 kDa protein, producing MEAKSLTMSSSSLHLFQVLLFPLSILLLMSNMQKISAAATTKANSTGTYKNFIKTACNTTRYPKECNKALSPYASTIKTDPQKLCDTALSLTLNATCNTSSSIESLSKMKGLSPSETEIIRDCSETVGDAIDKLTDSLKAMARAQGSKRRTEMGNVRTWVSAALTNEYTCTDEFEGQKVSKAVKNTMKKSVMYLTKMTSNCLALLNLLDY from the coding sequence ATGGAAGCTAAAAGTTTGACAATGTCAAGCTCTTCTTTGCATTTGTTTCAAGTCTTATTATTTCCGCTCTCCATTCTTCTTCTCATGTCAAACATGCAGAAAATCTCAGCCGCTGCGACTACTAAGGCCAATTCTACCGGAACttacaaaaatttcatcaaaacaGCCTGCAACACAACCAGGTACCCCAAAGAGTGCAACAAAGCTCTCTCCCCCTATGCATCCACCATTAAAACCGATCCCCAGAAGCTTTGCGACACTGCCTTGTCCTTAACGCTAAATGCCACATGCAATACGTCTTCATCAATAGAATCACTGTCAAAAATGAAGGGGTTAAGTCCTTCCGAAACCGAAATCATCCGTGATTGTTCTGAAACTGTAGGTGATGCCATCGACAAGCTCACGGACTCCTTGAAGGCAATGGCCAGGGCGCAAGGCTCGAAACGTAGGACCGAAATGGGTAACGTAAGGACTTGGGTTAGCGCCGCCCTGACGAATGAGTACACATGCACGGATGAATTTGAAGGCCAGAAAGTAAGCAAAGCTGTGAAGAACACAATGAAGAAGAGCGTGATGTATCTTACCAAAATGACTAGCAATTGTTTGGCTCTTCTCAATTTACTGGATTACTGA